In Lepus europaeus isolate LE1 chromosome 19, mLepTim1.pri, whole genome shotgun sequence, the genomic window gctgtgccacagcgccattcTCCCGCACAGTTTACTTTCTGCAGCCACTGAACTTGTGCCAAGGCTAGCAAGAGGAGCGTGTGTGTCCTCTTTGCAAGGGCTTATGGGATTGGGTGAGGCCTGCCCAGGACGACCTCTGAGCGACTTACAGCCAACAGATCGGGGGCTTTAACAACACTGCAAAACACCTGCACCATGTCCACCTGGGGCAGTGCAACCGCTGTGGCTGTAGCCGGTCAAACTCGCCATGTTCTCTGGGTTAGAATCGAGTGACAGGTCTCACCCACACACAATTGGAAGGTATTAAAGGAAGGCAGGGGTCTTGGACCCCGTCTGAAAATGTCATCGGACCTTGAAAGTGACTTCAGAAATTCCAGACATTCAGGTTGGctgccctcaccccccccccgccagcgCCCACCCCCAGGCGTCTCCCCTGAGTGTGGGGGGCCTGGCCTGACCTCGGCCCCTTCCAACTCTCAGGTGTGTGACTCGGACACTCGGCTGGACCCCATGGCCCTGCTGGAGCTGGTGCGCGTGCTGGACGAGGACCCCCGGGTAGGGGCCGTCGGGGGAGACGTGCGTATCCTTAACCCCCTGGACTCCTGGGTCAGCTTCCTGAGCAGCCTGCGGTACTGGGTGGCCTTCAACGTGGAGCGGGCTTGTCAGAGCTATTTCCACTGTGTATCCTGCATCAGCGGGCCCCTGGGTGAGCGGGCCGGGGAGCTGGAGGGGTGGAGGGCGtggggggaggaggctggggggagggtggaAGGTGGTGGGATGTGGATGTGGCTTGAGGCTGGGGTAGGATGGGGCCAGGGTCGGGGCCGGAGCTGGGGGGGAATGGGGCTGAAAATAGATAGGGGCTGGGGGGGTGAAATCGGGGCGGCCTGGGGGTCACAGTGGGTGTGGCTCAGGGACAGTCAAGGTGGGATGGGGTTGGGGTTGAGGACGCCCTGGGGCTGAGATCCGGATTGCGATGATAGAGGAcggagtaggggctggcgctggaaATGGGACTGGGGGCCTTGTGGGTGGCAGCCGAGGCTGATGGCCCTGCACTCCCATCCGCACCTAGGCCTGTACCGGAACAACCTCCTGCAGCAGTTCCTCGAGGCTTGGTACAACCAGAAGTTCCTGGGCACCCACTGCACTTTTGGGGACGACCGGCACCTCACCAATCGCATGCTCAGCATGGGCTATGCTACCAAGTAAGCTCAAGGGGtcggggccaggggccaggggtcagggGCCAGAGGTCAGGGTCAAGGGCTATGGGTCAGGGGCCAGTGGTCAGTggtcaggggtcaggggccagggtgtgtgtgagagagaggtctccaaatCCAAAAGAAATCGCAGGCCAATGGGCCATACCAAGTGAGGCTTTATAGGACTTGAGCGAAGGGGTGACACGGGACACCCCACCACCCCGTCCCCGGCAGCTGTTCTGAGCACAGACCACAGCAGGCGAGGGGAGAGGATGCCCAGTCACTCAGGAAGGAAGCTGGACACTGCCAAGTAGTGTCTTTGGGGAGAGGACACTCTGACCGCTCGCCAGATGGCTTTGCACAAAGGGGGTGCTGGAAATCGCGTGGGATTGATTGGTGATGTCTGCCACAGCCCCAGCAAGGGTGCCAAGGGTCCTAGCCAGGAACTAGGCTAGGTTCTGTGTCTCACTGCAGAGTGTTACTAATACGTTAGCGCTAGCATTAGTAACGGCGTGGACGACCACAGCCCCTTGAGTAATGACCTTGGGCGTGAGTCACCGTGCAAAGAGCTGGCAGCTAGCACCACCGCGCAAGGGGTGCACGCTGGTCCTCGGCGGCTGGCGCTTCCCCGTCCTGGGCAGCCCCCAGCACGCTGCGGGGTCCCCGCCGCCACGCACACAGCCCCCCTCTCCGTCTCGCCCCCTGTGCGCAGGTACACGTCGCGGTCCCGCTGCTACTCGGAGACGCCCTCGTCTTTCCTGCGCTGGCTGAGCCAGCAGACGCGCTGGTCCAAGTCCTACTTCCGCGAGTGGCTGTACAACGCGCTCTGGTGGCACCGGCACCACGCCTGGATGACCTACGAGGCGGTGGTGTCGGGCCTCTTCCCCTTCTTCGTGGCGGCCACCGTGCTGCGGCTCTTCTACGCCGGCCGCCCCTGGGCGCTGCTCTGGGTGCTGCTGTGCGTGCAGGgcgtggcgctggccaaggcgGCCTTCGCGGCCTGGCTGCGCGGCTGCGTGCGCATGGTGCTGCTCTCGCTCTACGCGCCCCTCTACATGGGCGGCCTCCTGCCCGCCAAGTTCCTGGCGCTGCTCACCATGAACCAGAGCGGCTGGGGCACGTCGGGCCGCCGCCAGCTGGCCGCCAACTACCTGCCGCTGCTGCCGCTGGCGCTCTGGGCGCTGCTGCTGCTCGGCGGCCTGGCGCGCAGCGTGGCGCACGAGGTCGCGGCCGACTGGAGCGCGCCCTCGCGGGTGGCCGAGGCGCGCCACCTCGCGGCCGGCGCCGGCGCCTACGTGGCCTACTGGGTGGTGATGCTGACCCTCTACTGGGTGGGCGTGCGCAGGCTGTgccggcggcgggcggggggctACCGCGTGCAGGTGTGAGGCCTGCCGAGCAGCCGGGCGGGGACTCTCTGGACCTCATTCCCACCCCCCAACCCTCTGTGAAGTCAGGGGGGTGGGCGGCGACACCAGACTCCGCAGGCTGgactgagctggggctgggattTCTGGGTATTTATTGATCAGGTGtgtaggggcagggggagggagaagggcctCGCTCTCTCCCCGGTCTTATTTGATCTCTTCTTTGTACTGTGTGTTTAGGACAttaataaagaattttatttattttctgccaAACCCTCCTTgtccccaactttttttttttttttttagaactgaGGTGGTGTCATGGAGAACTGGGGACTTGGGGCTCAGTCTCGGGTGCTGGCTGCTGGGACCTGGACAGGGGACAGGGGTTGCCTTTTTGGAAAACAGAGACACTGATGCCATGGGTGCAGGCCCCCTTACGAGGGTTTCTCATTCAGACACCAAGGGGCACCTGCTCTCTGGGTGGCCCTGGGGACACTGCTGTCCCCCGGCGCTCCATCCACTGGGGCACCCTCCAAGGGAGTGGGCTCCGGCCTTCCCTCAAACACTCACTCTTAGCTAGCTTCCTCTCTCGCTGAGAAAATGAGTTTCCCCAAGCCCATCTTCCCACTCACTGGCCTCTGTGCCCACACCACCGCCACGTCCTGTTCCCAGACTGAGCTGTCTGTACTCGTAGCCAGAGCCAGCCTGTCCCCCAGGGCACCAGCCCCATGGCCTTTAGGCCACGCAGAGACGTCACCAGGCAGTTCTTCCCCCAGTCCTCCGTCAATTCTTCTCGCCCGTGGGCACCCAAAcatgctgctgctctcccatctCTGTGACTGTATCCCCCGGGGCCACTTCTCTTCCTACTCACAGCAAGGCTCCCCGAGAACTGTGTGTTCATGCTCTCTCCACTCAAAGTGCTAAACTGAATGGTTCTCAGGAAGGCTGGACATTTGTGCAGCCATATCTGTAATCTTGGGGCTTCCAGCACCCCCAGAAAGGAACTCCCTACCCATCAGTGGGCACTCCTAACCCTGACATTTCCCCAGAACCTAGGCGGCCACATACCTGCTGTCCCTCTAGCTTTACCGATGGCAATGGTTCACAGAAATGGAGCCACCTGATGTGTCTGTGTCTGAATGGGGGCACTGTGCCGTTGGATGTCACCCCTGGCTAAGGGATGGTCCACCTATGGATGTATCAGTGTTTGTCCACTTACCAGGGGATGGCCATTTGGGATGGTCCCTCTATTGGCCATTAATGAAGGCGCAAGTGTGAACATTCGTGTGCAAGGCTTTGTGTGCACACAGGTTCTTCATTTTCCTGGGATTACACCTCGGTGTGCATTGCCAGGTCTCTCgttaattttgttttctggagGAACCGCTGGACCGTCTTCCACACggggctgcaccattttacattcccaccagcaaagGATGAAGGTTCCAATTTCTGCACACTTGGTATTAACTGACACTTTGCAGCCATCCTAGCTGCTGTGACAGGTATCttgctggttttgatttgcattttcataaTGGACAAAGGAGACTGAttctcattgattttttaaaaatatttatttagttgaaggagagagagagggaaagagagagaggatatctTCCGCCTGCAGGTTCacttggctggggctggtgcaggccaaagccaggagcccagagctccatctgggtcttccacacaggcggcagagcccagacacttggcccgtcctctgctgctgtccctggtACAGTAGCCAGGcactgggtaggaagcagagcagccaggacttggactggtgctCCAACACAGGCTGCTGAGCTTgccggctgtgccacaatgccagctcctcccaCTGGCTCCTCCTACGCCAATCCCATGGTTgtgctccccccaccaccaccaccactatggTCACAATGATATGCACGTCGCCGAAAGGAACCAGCACCTCTCAGGCCTTCCGGTCCGTGACTCAGCAGCGCGGGACTGTgcagtccctctctctttcacaagCTTCCTTCCCTCAGCTTACAGAATGCCCGAGGGGTTGCTTCCCATCTACCCTTGCTTTTTGTCCCGGTTCCTCTCTATGGGGCTTCTTACCACTGGAGAACTCTGCTCCCACCTTCCTGGCTCCCTGTGTCACCTGTGCACCCTGTGTTGGGGCTCCATAGAGACGGGACTCCCACCCTTGCACATCCCAATGCTTCCCGACATGTTCCCTTGGACACCCACAAAGCACCTCTGGCCACACTCCTCATCGCTCCTCCCCCAGTCCCTGTGAGCCCCGCCCCTCTAACCAGCTCCCTATCTCAGTAAACACAGGGGCATCCCCAAGCTGCTCAGCTCAAAAATGTTACAGTGTGACTGTCCAGGAGGGCAGCCACCACCACGTGGGagtatcattcattcattcattcattcagccaatCATGTGCCAAGCACCTGCAACAATGGTCCCAGCCCAAACTGTGACCCCAATGTGGGCTTCCACAACCGCTGTTGGCACAGAGCAGCGGCTATTTCAATGCTGACTGGCTGCAGCTACCC contains:
- the HAS1 gene encoding hyaluronan synthase 1, producing MPPLWPSGHRETGRAQRGWRGEERAAGPEAMTQDAPKPIPAARRCSGLARRVLTVAFALLILGLMTWAYAAGVPLASDRHGLLAFGLYGAFLSAHLVAQSLFAYLEHRRVAAAARRAAARGPPDAATARSVALTISAYQEDPAYLRQCLVSARALLYPRARLRVLMVVDGNRAEDLYMVDMFREVFADEDPATYVWDGNYHQPWEPAAAGALGAGAYREVEAEDPGRLAVEALVRTRRCVCVAQRWGGKREVMYTAFKALGDSVDYVQVCDSDTRLDPMALLELVRVLDEDPRVGAVGGDVRILNPLDSWVSFLSSLRYWVAFNVERACQSYFHCVSCISGPLGLYRNNLLQQFLEAWYNQKFLGTHCTFGDDRHLTNRMLSMGYATKYTSRSRCYSETPSSFLRWLSQQTRWSKSYFREWLYNALWWHRHHAWMTYEAVVSGLFPFFVAATVLRLFYAGRPWALLWVLLCVQGVALAKAAFAAWLRGCVRMVLLSLYAPLYMGGLLPAKFLALLTMNQSGWGTSGRRQLAANYLPLLPLALWALLLLGGLARSVAHEVAADWSAPSRVAEARHLAAGAGAYVAYWVVMLTLYWVGVRRLCRRRAGGYRVQV